From the Euphorbia lathyris chromosome 6, ddEupLath1.1, whole genome shotgun sequence genome, one window contains:
- the LOC136232458 gene encoding protoporphyrinogen oxidase 2, chloroplastic/mitochondrial, with protein sequence MASSPTVDRNPTSGKSVAVVGAGVSGLAAAYKLKSHGFKVTVFEAEGRPGGRLRSVCYDGLIWEEGANTMTESEIKVRNLIHDIGLQEKQQFPISQNKRYIVRNGKPVLIPTNPIALITSNILSAQSKFKIILEPFLWKRREPSKVHNVHTEESVGEFFQRHFGKEVVDYLVDPFVAGTAAGDPESLSVRHSFPELWNLETRFGSIIAGAVQSKFSSKKGKSREINESSGHMKRRQGSFSFLGGMQTLPDKLCKELAKDELRLESKVLSLSYNHDSGSALNNWSVSFASKGAKHLQDSLYDAVVMTAPLCNVKEMRITKGRNHFPLDFLPEVIYMPLSVIITTFKKENVKRPLEGFGVLVPSKEQQNGLKTLGTLFSSMMFPDRAPNDQYLYTTFVGGSRNQQLAKASTDELKNVVTSDLRQLLGAEGEPTFVNHFFWSKAFPLYGRNYSSIIEAIDEMEKNLPGFFYAGNHKGGLSVGKTIASGCKAADLVISYLESSSSSSDDKMLKQGTSF encoded by the exons ATGGCCTCATCTCCTACTGTAGATAGAAATCCAA CTTCTGGTAAAAGTGTAGCTGTTGTAGGTGCTGGTGTGAG TGGGCTTGCTGCAGCATACAAGCTGAAATCACATGGGTTTAAGGTCACTGTTTTTGAGGCTGAAGGAAGACCTGGTGGGAGGCTGAGAAGTGTTTGCTATGACGGTTTGATTTGGGAGGAGGGTGCAAATACAATG ACTGAGAGTGAAATTAAGGTCAGGAATCTGATTCATGATATTGGGCTTCAGGAAAAGCAACagttt CCAATTTCACAGAACAAACGGTATATTGTGAGAAACGGGAAGCCAGTTCTG ATACCCACAAATCCCATTGCGCTGATCACTAGTAACATTCTGTCTGCACAGTCAAAG TTTAAAATCATTCTAGAGCCATTTCTTTGGAAGAGACGTGAGCCTTCAAAAGTGCACAATGTTCATACTGAGGAGAG TGTTGGTGAGTTTTTTCAGCGTCATTTTGGGAAAGAG GTTGTCGATTATCTTGTTGATCCTTTTGTTGCGGGCACTGCTGCTGGAGATCCCGAGTCTCTTTCT GTGCGCCATTCTTTTCCAGAGCTATGGAATCTGGAAACAAG ATTTGGTTCTATTATAGCTGGGGCAGTTCAGTCAAAATTCTCCTCGAAGAAGGGTAAGAGCAGAGAAATAAATGAATCATCAGGACATATGAAACGTCGGCaaggttcattttcttttctggGTGGAATGCAG ACTCTCCCTGACAAGTTGTGCAAAGAGCTTGCAAAAGATGAACTTAGACTTGAATCAAAGGTTCTGTCGTTGtcttataatcatgattctGGATCGGCATTGAACAATTGGTCCGTTTCTTTTGCTTCTAAGGGCGCCAAACATTTGCAAGACTCGCTTTATGATGCTGTAGTTATGACG GCTCCACTGTGCAATGTTAAAGAGATGAGGATCACAAAAGGCAGAAATCACTTCCCACTGGACTTTCTTCCTGAG GTAATTTATATGCCACTCTCAGTCATTATTACCACTTTCAAGAAGGAGAATGTCAAGAGACCTCTTGAAGGCTTTGGAGTTCTTGTCCCTTCTAAGGAGCAACAAAATGGTCTAAAAACTCTTG GCACACTTTTTTCCTCTATGATGTTTCCTGATCGTGCACCTAATGATCAATATCTCTATACCACTTTTGTTGGTGGGAGTCGAAATCAGCAACTGGCAAAAGCTTCAAC AGATGAGTTGAAGAACGTTGTGACATCTGACCTTAGGCAACTGTTAGGAGCAGAGGGAGAGCCCACATTTGTGAA TCATTTCTTCTGGAGTAAAGCATTTCCCTTGTACGGAAGGAACTATAGTTCGATAATTGAAGCAATTGATGAAATGGAGAAAAATCTACCCGGATTCTTCTATGCAG GTAACCATAAAGGAGGACTATCAGTTGGAAAAACAATTGCCTCTGGATGCAAAGCAGCTGATCTTGTAATATCCTACTTggaatcttcttcttcttcttcggatGACAAGATGCTGAAGCAAGGAACTTCATTCTAG